In a single window of the Saccharothrix australiensis genome:
- the paaD gene encoding 1,2-phenylacetyl-CoA epoxidase subunit PaaD, with translation MVTALEVASRVPDPELPVLTLADLGVLRDVVEADGRVLVTITPTYSGCPAIEEMGADLRRSLRAAGYADVEVRLSLTPAWTTDWISEEGRRKLAAAGIAPPARLGPRAAGPVPLNLVPPARRVACPRCGSTRTTELSRFGSTACKALRRCADCAEPFEHVKEI, from the coding sequence GTGGTGACCGCGCTGGAGGTCGCCTCGCGGGTACCCGACCCGGAGCTGCCGGTGCTGACGCTGGCCGACCTCGGCGTGCTGCGGGACGTGGTCGAGGCGGACGGGCGGGTGCTGGTGACCATCACGCCCACCTACTCGGGGTGCCCCGCGATCGAGGAGATGGGCGCGGACCTGCGCCGGTCGCTGCGCGCCGCCGGGTACGCCGACGTCGAGGTGCGGCTGTCGCTCACGCCCGCGTGGACCACGGACTGGATCAGCGAGGAGGGCAGGCGGAAGCTCGCGGCCGCCGGCATCGCGCCGCCGGCGCGCCTCGGGCCGCGCGCCGCCGGCCCGGTGCCGCTGAACCTCGTGCCGCCGGCGCGGCGGGTCGCCTGCCCCCGGTGCGGGTCGACCCGGACCACCGAGCTGTCCCGGTTCGGCTCGACGGCGTGCAAGGCGCTGCGGCGGTGCGCGGACTGCGCCGAACCCTTCGAGCACGTCAAGGAGATCTGA
- a CDS encoding glycosyltransferase family 4 protein produces MRVAIVTESFLPQVNGVTNSVLRVLEHLRSRGHRALVVAPGAGPDRYRGTPVVRVPAVDLPRFSSLPVGVPTRRVLTALADFRPDVVHLASPFVLGARGLSAARRLGLPTVAVYQTDVAGFAGHYGLGLTARAAWRWTRRLHSQADRTLAPSTWAVDALRTHGIPRVHRWGRGVDVDLFTPARRDEGLRRSLAPDGALLVGYVGRLSPEKRVDRLRALDDVPGVRLVVVGGGPEEAALRRELPNAAFLGFRGGVELAAAYASLDVFVHTGPHETFCQAVQEALASGVPVVAPDAGGPRDLVRPDTGYLFTTDGELRAAVLALRDPLRRRRYGNAARRWVRGRTWSAVCDELIGHYRAVAGLPERRAA; encoded by the coding sequence GTGCGTGTAGCGATCGTCACCGAGAGCTTCCTGCCCCAGGTGAACGGGGTGACCAACTCCGTCCTGCGCGTGCTGGAGCACCTGCGCTCGCGTGGCCACCGGGCCCTCGTCGTCGCGCCCGGCGCGGGTCCCGACCGGTACCGCGGCACGCCCGTGGTGCGCGTGCCCGCGGTCGACCTGCCGCGGTTCAGCTCGCTGCCGGTCGGCGTGCCGACCCGCCGGGTGCTGACCGCCCTGGCCGACTTCCGGCCCGACGTGGTGCACCTGGCCAGCCCGTTCGTGCTGGGCGCGCGCGGGCTGTCGGCGGCGCGCAGGCTCGGCCTGCCGACCGTCGCCGTCTACCAGACCGACGTCGCCGGTTTCGCGGGCCACTACGGCCTGGGCCTGACCGCGCGGGCCGCGTGGCGGTGGACGCGCCGGCTGCACTCGCAGGCCGACCGCACGCTCGCGCCGTCGACGTGGGCGGTGGACGCGTTGCGCACGCACGGCATCCCGCGGGTCCACCGGTGGGGCAGGGGCGTGGACGTCGACCTGTTCACGCCGGCCCGGCGGGACGAGGGTTTGCGGCGTTCGCTCGCGCCCGACGGCGCGCTGCTCGTCGGCTACGTGGGCAGGCTGTCACCGGAGAAGCGGGTCGACCGGTTGCGCGCGCTCGACGACGTGCCGGGCGTCCGCCTCGTGGTCGTCGGCGGGGGACCGGAGGAGGCGGCGTTGCGCCGCGAGCTGCCGAACGCGGCGTTCCTCGGGTTCCGGGGCGGGGTGGAGCTGGCGGCGGCGTACGCGTCGCTCGACGTGTTCGTGCACACCGGCCCGCACGAGACGTTCTGCCAGGCCGTGCAGGAGGCGCTGGCCAGCGGTGTGCCGGTGGTGGCGCCGGACGCGGGCGGTCCGCGCGACCTCGTGCGGCCGGACACCGGCTACCTGTTCACCACCGACGGCGAACTGCGCGCGGCCGTGCTGGCGCTGCGCGACCCGTTGCGGCGCAGGCGGTACGGCAACGCGGCCCGCCGCTGGGTGCGCGGCCGGACGTGGTCGGCGGTGTGCGACGAGCTGATCGGCCACTACCGCGCCGTCGCGGGCCTGCCGGAGCGCCGCGCCGCATGA
- a CDS encoding inositol monophosphatase family protein, producing the protein MTVLSSRPTQPVDPGLVSIALEVAGRLANDASDVIMATAGRGAHPDDDESPFDWVTDTDRTLERHTRRVLTAEFPDIPVFCEDTDADVAADAEFRWVVDPVDGTANYVAGVPWCAYSLALVDRWGPVVGVVADPYRAQIYAAARGRGMRANGTPVRLDGLPASSIVCTEMTRTGPWPGMGEFISRAAVAGTGVRVLGSKALAVAQVALGHAAAAVLHSYHEWDVAGAVALAVESGAAVLDRRGEDASLPVDGLLVAVPGMADEVLEWWQSSMTR; encoded by the coding sequence ATGACCGTCTTGTCGTCCCGGCCCACCCAGCCCGTCGATCCCGGCCTGGTGTCGATCGCGCTGGAGGTAGCGGGCCGCCTCGCCAACGACGCGTCCGACGTCATCATGGCGACGGCGGGCCGAGGCGCCCACCCCGATGACGACGAGTCGCCGTTCGACTGGGTGACCGACACCGACCGGACCCTCGAACGGCACACGCGGCGCGTGCTGACCGCGGAGTTCCCCGACATCCCGGTGTTCTGCGAGGACACCGACGCGGACGTGGCGGCGGACGCCGAGTTCCGCTGGGTGGTCGACCCGGTGGACGGGACGGCGAACTACGTGGCGGGCGTGCCGTGGTGCGCGTACAGCCTGGCCCTGGTGGACCGCTGGGGCCCGGTCGTCGGCGTGGTGGCCGACCCCTACCGGGCGCAGATCTACGCGGCGGCGCGCGGGCGCGGCATGCGGGCGAACGGGACGCCGGTGCGGCTCGACGGGCTGCCCGCGAGTTCGATCGTGTGCACGGAGATGACCCGCACGGGGCCGTGGCCGGGTATGGGCGAGTTCATCTCGCGGGCGGCCGTGGCGGGCACCGGTGTCCGGGTGCTGGGCTCGAAGGCGCTGGCCGTGGCGCAGGTGGCGCTGGGGCACGCGGCGGCGGCCGTGCTGCACAGCTACCACGAGTGGGACGTGGCCGGGGCGGTGGCGCTGGCGGTGGAGTCGGGCGCGGCCGTGCTGGACCGGCGGGGCGAGGACGCGTCCCTGCCGGTGGACGGCCTGCTCGTGGCCGTGCCGGGGATGGCGGACGAGGTCCTGGAGTGGTGGCAGTCCTCCATGACCCGTTAG
- a CDS encoding demethylmenaquinone methyltransferase, translated as MSRAGLDKNPREVAEMFDGVAKGYDRTNSVMTLGFDRRWREWSRRVLDARAGERVLDLAAGTAVSTVGYASSGAWCVAADFSLGMLLGGAHRPVPKVAADALRLPFADGVFDAVTVSFGIRNFNDTEAALREMARVVRPGGRLVVCEVSTPTFRPFRFVYLRYLLRVLPLVARFVSSNPDAYQYLAESMRTWPDQRSLAEIIAKAGWEDVAWLNLTGGVVALHRATKPPAA; from the coding sequence ATGTCGCGCGCAGGTCTGGACAAGAACCCCCGCGAGGTCGCCGAGATGTTCGACGGCGTGGCCAAGGGCTACGACCGCACGAACTCCGTCATGACCCTGGGGTTCGACCGGCGCTGGCGGGAGTGGAGCCGCCGGGTCCTGGACGCCCGCGCCGGTGAGCGGGTGCTCGACCTCGCGGCGGGCACCGCCGTGTCCACCGTCGGGTACGCCTCGTCCGGCGCCTGGTGCGTCGCCGCCGACTTCTCCCTCGGCATGCTGCTCGGCGGCGCGCACCGGCCCGTGCCGAAGGTGGCCGCCGACGCGCTGCGCCTGCCGTTCGCGGACGGGGTGTTCGACGCCGTCACGGTCTCGTTCGGCATCCGGAACTTCAACGACACCGAGGCCGCCCTGCGCGAGATGGCCCGCGTGGTCCGGCCCGGTGGCCGCCTGGTGGTCTGCGAGGTGTCGACGCCGACGTTCCGGCCGTTCCGGTTCGTCTACCTGCGCTACCTGCTGCGGGTGCTGCCGCTCGTCGCCCGGTTCGTGTCGTCCAACCCGGACGCCTACCAGTACCTGGCCGAGTCCATGCGCACGTGGCCGGACCAGCGCTCGCTCGCCGAGATCATCGCCAAGGCCGGGTGGGAGGACGTCGCCTGGCTCAACCTGACCGGCGGCGTGGTCGCCCTCCACCGCGCCACCAAGCCGCCTGCCGCGTGA
- a CDS encoding NADH-quinone oxidoreductase subunit C, with protein sequence MADDKREVEKTPGADTPSRNGQALSSASASEAQHEEHRERGGVVAGKARKGMFGASGSGDTSGFGGLRLPAHVVAPSERPYGGWFDEVADELLAAIHERGLPADTVQQVTVDRGEITFYLRREHLVDVARILRDDPALRFELCSSVSGVDYGVDAPQRLHSVYHLTSMTYHRRIRLEVAVDVDDAHVPSVVSVYPTADWQEREAWDMFGIVYDGHPGLTRILMPDDWDGHPQRKDYPLGGIPVEYKGAEIPPPDQRRSYS encoded by the coding sequence ATGGCTGACGACAAGCGCGAGGTCGAGAAGACCCCCGGCGCGGACACCCCGAGCCGGAACGGGCAGGCGCTCAGCTCGGCGAGCGCGAGCGAGGCCCAGCACGAGGAGCACCGGGAGCGCGGCGGCGTCGTCGCGGGCAAGGCGCGCAAGGGCATGTTCGGCGCCAGCGGCTCCGGCGACACCTCCGGGTTCGGCGGCCTGCGGCTGCCCGCCCACGTCGTCGCGCCCAGCGAGCGCCCGTACGGCGGCTGGTTCGACGAGGTCGCCGACGAGCTGCTGGCCGCGATCCACGAGCGCGGCCTGCCCGCCGACACCGTCCAGCAGGTCACCGTCGACCGCGGCGAGATCACGTTCTACCTGCGCCGCGAGCACCTGGTGGACGTCGCGCGCATCCTGCGCGACGACCCGGCGCTGCGGTTCGAGCTGTGCAGCTCGGTGTCCGGCGTGGACTACGGCGTGGACGCGCCGCAGCGGCTGCACTCCGTCTACCACCTGACGTCGATGACCTACCACAGGCGCATCCGGCTGGAGGTCGCGGTCGACGTCGACGACGCGCACGTGCCCAGCGTGGTGTCGGTCTACCCGACCGCGGACTGGCAGGAGCGCGAAGCCTGGGACATGTTCGGGATCGTCTACGACGGCCACCCCGGACTGACCCGAATCCTCATGCCGGACGACTGGGACGGCCACCCGCAGCGCAAGGACTACCCGCTCGGCGGCATCCCGGTGGAGTACAAGGGCGCGGAGATCCCCCCGCCAGACCAGAGGCGGTCCTACTCATGA
- the nuoE gene encoding NADH-quinone oxidoreductase subunit NuoE yields the protein MAEATTADTTVFGPDTVARARAIVARYPQSRSALLPMLHLVQSVEGYVSQAGITFCADQLDLTNAEVSAVATFYTMYKRRPCGEHLVSVCTNTLCAALGGDAIYARLREHLGSDGRPLGHEETSGEPGAPGSITLEHAECLAACDLGPVLQVNYEFFDNQTPEKALELVKSLQAGEKPHPTRGAPLTDFRQAELQLAGFFDGRDADVDGPSAAPETVRGAALAADRGWTAPAMPEHAEFPALPDKK from the coding sequence ATGGCCGAGGCGACGACGGCGGACACCACCGTGTTCGGTCCCGACACGGTGGCGCGTGCGCGGGCGATCGTGGCCCGCTACCCGCAGTCCCGGTCCGCGCTGCTGCCGATGCTGCACCTCGTGCAGTCGGTGGAGGGCTACGTGAGCCAGGCAGGCATCACGTTCTGCGCCGACCAGCTCGACCTGACCAACGCCGAGGTCAGCGCGGTCGCGACGTTCTACACCATGTACAAGCGCCGCCCGTGCGGCGAGCACCTGGTGAGCGTCTGCACGAACACGCTGTGCGCCGCGCTCGGCGGTGACGCCATCTACGCCCGGCTGCGCGAGCACCTGGGCTCGGACGGCAGGCCGCTTGGCCACGAGGAGACCTCGGGCGAGCCCGGCGCGCCCGGCTCGATCACGCTGGAGCACGCCGAGTGCCTGGCGGCCTGCGACCTGGGGCCGGTGCTCCAGGTGAACTACGAGTTCTTCGACAACCAGACCCCGGAGAAGGCGCTGGAGCTGGTGAAGTCGTTGCAGGCCGGTGAGAAGCCGCACCCGACGCGGGGCGCCCCGCTGACCGACTTCCGGCAGGCCGAGCTCCAGCTCGCGGGTTTCTTCGACGGCCGGGACGCGGACGTCGACGGCCCGTCGGCCGCGCCGGAGACGGTGCGCGGCGCGGCCCTCGCGGCGGACCGCGGCTGGACCGCGCCGGCGATGCCGGAGCACGCCGAGTTCCCTGCCCTGCCGGACAAGAAGTAG
- a CDS encoding NADH-quinone oxidoreductase subunit D encodes MTERLSDVTTGTATGPAGRDSDSYGANQQADPYASSRQTTEGTVYTVTGGDWDEVLADAAGDERIVMNLGPQHPSTHGVLRLVLELEGETVTQARSVIGYLHTGIEKNVEYRNWTQGVTFVTRMDYLAPLHNEAAYCLAVEKLLGVAVPERAQTIRVLLMELNRISSHLVALATGGMELGALTGMTAGFREREEVLHLLEYLTGLRMNHAYIRPGGLAQDIPADAPERIRAFIKVMDSRLPDYDKLLTGQPIWRNRLQGIGYLPVDACLALGVTGPVLRSAGLPWDLRKIEPYSGYEHYTFEVPTSNEADSFARYRLRVAEIHESLKIVRQAVDRLAPGPVMVEDAKIAWPAQLTIGADGMGNSLEHVRKIMGQSMESLIHHFKLVTEGFQVPAGQVYVPIESPRGELGYHVVSDGGTRPMRVHVREPSFVNLQSMPAMCEGGMVADVIASVASIDPVMGGCDR; translated from the coding sequence ATGACCGAACGGCTTTCCGACGTGACCACGGGCACCGCCACCGGGCCCGCCGGGCGCGACAGCGACTCGTACGGCGCGAACCAGCAGGCCGACCCCTACGCCTCGTCCCGCCAGACCACCGAGGGCACCGTCTACACGGTGACCGGCGGCGACTGGGACGAGGTGCTGGCCGACGCGGCGGGTGACGAGCGCATCGTCATGAACCTCGGTCCGCAGCACCCGTCGACGCACGGCGTGCTGCGCCTGGTGCTGGAGCTGGAGGGCGAGACCGTCACCCAGGCCCGCAGCGTCATCGGGTACCTGCACACCGGCATCGAGAAGAACGTCGAGTACCGCAACTGGACCCAGGGCGTCACGTTCGTGACCCGCATGGACTACCTGGCGCCGCTGCACAACGAGGCCGCGTACTGCCTCGCCGTGGAGAAGCTGCTCGGCGTCGCGGTGCCCGAGCGCGCGCAGACGATCCGCGTGCTGCTGATGGAGCTGAACCGGATCAGCTCGCACCTGGTGGCGCTGGCCACCGGCGGCATGGAGCTGGGCGCGCTGACCGGCATGACGGCCGGGTTCCGCGAGCGCGAGGAAGTCCTGCACCTGCTGGAGTACCTGACCGGCCTGCGGATGAACCACGCCTACATCCGCCCCGGCGGCCTGGCGCAGGACATCCCGGCCGACGCGCCGGAGCGCATCCGCGCCTTCATCAAGGTGATGGACTCGCGCCTGCCGGACTACGACAAGCTGCTCACCGGCCAGCCGATCTGGCGGAACCGGTTGCAGGGCATCGGCTACCTGCCGGTGGACGCGTGCCTGGCGCTCGGCGTCACCGGCCCGGTCCTGCGGTCCGCGGGCCTGCCCTGGGACCTGCGCAAGATCGAGCCGTACTCGGGCTACGAGCACTACACCTTCGAGGTGCCGACCTCGAACGAGGCGGACTCGTTCGCCCGGTACCGGCTGCGGGTCGCCGAGATCCACGAGTCGCTCAAGATCGTCCGGCAGGCGGTGGACCGGCTCGCGCCCGGCCCGGTCATGGTGGAGGACGCCAAGATCGCGTGGCCCGCGCAGCTGACCATCGGCGCGGACGGCATGGGCAACTCGCTGGAGCACGTCCGCAAGATCATGGGCCAGTCGATGGAGTCCCTCATCCACCACTTCAAGCTGGTGACCGAGGGCTTCCAGGTGCCGGCGGGCCAGGTGTACGTGCCGATCGAGTCGCCGCGCGGCGAGCTGGGCTACCACGTGGTGTCCGACGGCGGCACCCGGCCGATGCGCGTGCACGTCCGCGAACCCAGCTTCGTGAACCTCCAGTCGATGCCCGCGATGTGCGAGGGCGGCATGGTCGCCGACGTCATCGCGTCGGTGGCCTCTATCGACCCGGTGATGGGTGGTTGTGACCGATGA
- a CDS encoding glycosyltransferase: MRIVQLANFYGPRSGGLRTALHHLGRGYAAAGHEVTLVVPGPTRADDRLAPAVRRVTLPAPRIPGTGGYRAVDPWRVRALLEHLRPERLEVSDRLTLRGMGRWAAERGVPNAVVSHERLDRLLEQFLLPPDRARRCADRANARMAASYDTVVCTTDFAREEFDRIGARNVARVPLGVDLRTFTPTRHDRSLRAELARGADALLVHCGRLSPEKHVERSVDTAAELHAAGHRVRLVVAGDGPRREALERRAAGLPVTFLGFVGRRTAVADLLATADVSLAPGPHETFGLAALEALASGTPVVVSASSALREIVRPGCGAAVPDHAPAFASAVSALLDGPEPARRSAARARAEEYPWQAAVDGMLSALRAA, translated from the coding sequence ATGAGGATCGTCCAACTGGCGAACTTCTACGGCCCGCGCTCGGGCGGCCTGCGCACCGCGCTCCACCACCTGGGCAGGGGGTACGCGGCGGCGGGCCACGAGGTGACCCTCGTGGTGCCCGGACCGACACGGGCGGACGACCGGCTCGCGCCCGCCGTCCGCCGCGTCACGCTGCCCGCGCCCCGCATACCCGGCACGGGCGGCTACCGGGCGGTGGACCCGTGGCGCGTGCGCGCCCTGCTGGAGCACCTGCGCCCCGAGCGGCTGGAGGTCTCCGACCGGTTGACGCTGCGGGGCATGGGGCGCTGGGCGGCGGAGCGCGGCGTGCCGAACGCGGTGGTCTCGCACGAGCGGCTGGACCGCCTGCTGGAGCAGTTCCTCCTGCCGCCGGACCGGGCGCGGCGGTGCGCGGACCGGGCGAACGCGCGGATGGCCGCCTCGTACGACACGGTGGTGTGCACGACGGACTTCGCGCGCGAGGAGTTCGACCGCATCGGCGCGCGCAACGTGGCCCGCGTGCCGCTGGGCGTCGACCTGCGCACCTTCACGCCCACCCGCCACGACCGGTCGCTCAGGGCGGAGCTGGCCAGGGGCGCGGACGCCCTCCTGGTGCACTGCGGCCGGCTGTCACCGGAGAAGCACGTCGAGCGCAGCGTCGACACCGCCGCCGAACTCCACGCCGCCGGCCACCGGGTGCGGCTGGTCGTCGCCGGCGACGGGCCGCGGCGGGAGGCGCTGGAACGCCGCGCGGCGGGCCTGCCGGTGACGTTCCTCGGGTTCGTCGGGCGGCGCACCGCGGTGGCGGACCTGCTGGCGACGGCCGACGTGTCGCTGGCGCCGGGCCCGCACGAGACGTTCGGCCTGGCGGCCCTGGAGGCGCTGGCCTCCGGCACGCCGGTCGTGGTGTCCGCGTCGTCGGCGCTGCGCGAGATCGTGCGGCCGGGGTGCGGCGCGGCGGTGCCGGACCACGCGCCGGCGTTCGCGAGCGCGGTGAGCGCGCTGCTGGACGGCCCCGAGCCGGCGCGCCGGTCGGCGGCTCGGGCGCGGGCCGAGGAGTACCCGTGGCAGGCGGCGGTGGACGGGATGCTCTCGGCGCTGCGCGCGGCCTGA
- a CDS encoding NADH-quinone oxidoreductase subunit A: MLDPYLPLVLMFALAGAFALFSVTAAPYIGPRRYNRAKLDAYECGIEPSPQPVVGGGRMPVAYYLTAMLFILFDIEMVFLYPFAVSADRLGLFGLVEIALFVATVGFAYAYVWRRGGLDWN, translated from the coding sequence GTGCTGGACCCTTACCTCCCCCTCGTATTGATGTTCGCCCTCGCCGGGGCCTTCGCGCTGTTCTCCGTGACGGCCGCGCCGTACATCGGTCCCCGCCGCTACAACCGCGCCAAGCTCGACGCGTACGAGTGCGGCATCGAACCGTCACCCCAGCCCGTGGTGGGCGGCGGCCGGATGCCGGTCGCCTACTACCTCACGGCGATGCTGTTCATCCTGTTCGACATCGAAATGGTGTTCCTCTACCCCTTCGCGGTCTCCGCGGACCGGCTCGGCCTGTTCGGCCTGGTGGAGATCGCACTGTTCGTCGCGACGGTCGGCTTCGCGTACGCCTACGTGTGGCGGCGCGGCGGCCTCGACTGGAACTGA
- a CDS encoding NuoB/complex I 20 kDa subunit family protein, translated as MGLEEKLPNGILLASVEKLVNWTRKSSLWPATFGLACCAIEMMTTGGPRYDLARFGMEVFRASPRQADLMIVAGRVTNKMAPVLRQIYDQMPEPRWVLAMGVCASSGGMFNNYAVVQGVDHVVPVDMYLPGCPPRPEMLIDAILKIHAKIMDEPLGANRAALLAESGHTTQLVPSSQRFAKK; from the coding sequence GTGGGTCTCGAAGAGAAGCTCCCGAACGGCATCCTGCTCGCCAGCGTGGAGAAGCTGGTCAACTGGACCCGCAAGTCCTCGCTCTGGCCTGCCACGTTCGGCCTCGCCTGCTGCGCCATCGAGATGATGACCACCGGCGGACCGCGCTACGACCTCGCGCGGTTCGGCATGGAGGTCTTCCGCGCCTCGCCGCGCCAGGCCGACCTGATGATCGTCGCGGGCCGCGTGACCAACAAGATGGCGCCGGTGCTGCGCCAGATCTACGACCAGATGCCCGAGCCGCGCTGGGTGCTCGCGATGGGCGTGTGCGCCTCCAGCGGCGGCATGTTCAACAACTACGCGGTGGTGCAGGGCGTGGACCACGTCGTGCCGGTCGACATGTACCTGCCCGGCTGCCCGCCGCGGCCGGAGATGCTGATCGACGCGATCCTCAAGATCCACGCCAAGATCATGGACGAGCCGCTGGGCGCGAACCGGGCCGCGCTGCTGGCCGAATCCGGCCACACGACGCAGCTCGTCCCGTCCTCCCAGCGGTTTGCGAAGAAGTGA
- a CDS encoding geranylgeranyl reductase family protein, which translates to MTTPSRRKAGEDAEVIVVGAGPAGSTAAAYLARAGLDVLLLEKSVFPREKVCGDGLTPRGVKQLVDLGIDTREEAGWLHNRGLRVVGGGVTLELDWPDLATFPPYGVVRPRQDFDELLARTAQQAGARLRERTTVTGALTERGRVVGVTAKAGPDREPVTYRAPIVLGCDGVSARLALSVGIQKDDAKPMGVAVRRYYASPRTKDDYLESHLELWDRANDVLLPGYGWIFGMGDGTVNVGLGILSTSKAYGTTDYRALLRSWLDGTPEEWGFREENAVGRIGGAALPMGLNRKPHYRDGLLLVGDAGGMVNPFNGEGIGYAMESARIAAESVVQALARTGASRERALHGYPVRIEQALGSYYRLGNVFSRLIGNPAVMRTATKYGLPRKTLMKLVLKLLAGLYDPKDGDSFDRIITAATKLAPTA; encoded by the coding sequence ATGACGACTCCCAGCCGCCGCAAGGCAGGCGAGGACGCCGAGGTGATCGTGGTCGGCGCGGGCCCGGCGGGCTCCACGGCCGCCGCTTACCTGGCTCGCGCGGGCCTCGACGTGCTGCTGCTGGAGAAGTCGGTGTTCCCCCGCGAGAAGGTCTGCGGCGACGGCCTGACGCCGCGCGGCGTCAAGCAGCTCGTCGACCTGGGCATCGACACCCGCGAGGAGGCGGGCTGGCTGCACAACCGGGGCCTGCGGGTGGTCGGCGGCGGCGTCACGCTGGAGCTGGACTGGCCGGACCTGGCCACCTTCCCGCCCTACGGCGTGGTGCGGCCCCGCCAGGACTTCGACGAGCTGCTGGCCCGCACGGCGCAGCAGGCGGGCGCGCGGCTGCGCGAGCGGACCACGGTCACCGGCGCGCTCACCGAGCGCGGCCGGGTCGTCGGCGTCACCGCCAAGGCCGGGCCGGACCGGGAGCCGGTCACCTACCGGGCCCCGATCGTGCTGGGCTGCGACGGCGTGAGCGCGCGGCTCGCGCTCAGCGTCGGCATCCAGAAGGACGACGCCAAGCCGATGGGCGTCGCGGTCCGCCGCTACTACGCCAGCCCCCGCACCAAGGACGACTACCTCGAATCCCACCTGGAGCTGTGGGACCGCGCGAACGACGTCCTGCTGCCCGGCTACGGCTGGATCTTCGGCATGGGCGACGGCACGGTGAACGTCGGGCTGGGCATCCTCAGCACCTCCAAGGCGTACGGGACTACGGATTACCGAGCCCTCCTCAGGTCCTGGCTCGACGGCACGCCCGAGGAGTGGGGCTTCCGCGAGGAGAACGCCGTCGGCCGGATCGGCGGCGCGGCGCTGCCGATGGGGCTCAACCGCAAGCCGCACTACCGGGACGGGTTGCTGCTGGTCGGCGACGCGGGCGGCATGGTGAACCCGTTCAACGGCGAGGGCATCGGCTACGCGATGGAGTCGGCCCGGATCGCGGCGGAGAGCGTCGTGCAAGCCCTGGCCCGCACGGGCGCGAGCCGGGAGCGCGCGCTGCACGGCTACCCCGTGCGCATCGAGCAGGCGCTGGGCAGCTACTACCGGCTGGGCAACGTCTTCAGCCGGCTCATCGGCAACCCGGCCGTCATGCGCACCGCGACGAAGTACGGCCTACCTCGGAAGACGCTGATGAAACTGGTCCTGAAGCTGCTCGCGGGCCTTTACGACCCGAAGGACGGCGACTCGTTCGACCGCATCATCACGGCGGCCACGAAACTCGCCCCAACGGCCTAA
- the paaE gene encoding 1,2-phenylacetyl-CoA epoxidase subunit PaaE, which translates to MARPVFHELTVAAVDRLCEDAVAVTFDVPDELADAFAFRAGQYLTLRMGEQRRSYSICAPVGSPPRIGVRRVDGGLFSEHLVDRVRCGDVLEVLPPAGNFAPDGGGHHGLVVAGSGITPALSIAATVLADGARVTLLYGNRRADTVMFADELADLKDRYPARFQLVHVLSREPRDVELFSGRLDGAKLRALCATVVPFRSVDQWWLCGPYGMVREAEEVLSSLGADPSTVHRELFYVDEPPPPPRRAEESSAAPAEAVVVLDGRTTTVPLPAGTPILDAAQRVRADLPFACKGGVCGTCRARVLSGAVDMRRNYALEPREVAEGFVLTCQAVPLTPSVTVDYDA; encoded by the coding sequence ATGGCGCGGCCGGTGTTCCACGAGCTGACCGTGGCCGCCGTCGACCGGCTGTGCGAGGACGCCGTCGCGGTGACCTTCGACGTGCCCGACGAGCTGGCGGACGCGTTCGCCTTTCGCGCCGGGCAGTACCTGACGCTGCGGATGGGCGAGCAGCGGCGCTCGTACTCGATCTGCGCGCCCGTCGGCTCGCCGCCGCGGATCGGGGTGCGGCGGGTCGACGGCGGGCTGTTCTCCGAGCACCTGGTCGACCGGGTGCGGTGCGGCGACGTGCTGGAGGTCCTGCCGCCGGCGGGGAACTTCGCGCCGGACGGGGGCGGGCACCACGGCCTGGTCGTCGCCGGCTCGGGCATCACGCCCGCGCTCTCCATCGCGGCCACGGTGCTCGCGGACGGCGCGCGGGTGACCCTGCTGTACGGCAACCGGCGGGCGGACACCGTGATGTTCGCGGACGAGCTGGCCGACCTGAAGGACCGCTACCCGGCGCGGTTCCAGCTCGTGCACGTGCTGTCGCGGGAGCCGCGGGACGTGGAGCTGTTCAGCGGTCGGCTGGACGGGGCGAAGCTCCGGGCGCTGTGCGCCACCGTCGTGCCGTTCCGGTCCGTCGACCAGTGGTGGCTGTGCGGGCCCTACGGGATGGTGCGGGAGGCGGAGGAGGTGCTGTCGTCGCTCGGCGCGGACCCGTCGACCGTGCACCGCGAGCTGTTCTACGTGGACGAGCCGCCACCGCCGCCGCGCCGGGCCGAGGAGTCGAGCGCCGCGCCGGCCGAGGCGGTGGTGGTGCTGGACGGCCGCACGACGACCGTGCCCCTGCCGGCCGGCACGCCGATCCTCGACGCGGCCCAACGCGTGCGCGCCGACCTGCCGTTCGCGTGCAAGGGCGGGGTGTGCGGCACGTGCCGGGCGCGGGTCTTGTCCGGGGCGGTCGACATGCGGCGGAACTACGCCCTGGAGCCGCGCGAGGTGGCCGAGGGCTTCGTGCTGACCTGCCAGGCGGTGCCGCTGACGCCGTCGGTCACGGTCGACTACGACGCCTGA